Within the Gloeobacter kilaueensis JS1 genome, the region TTGGATGAAAGAGGTCTTTTAGGGGTTTTCACCCCGCGACTCGGGCGACGGCAACTGCAGCATCTGTTCGATGTAACGGCCACGCCGCTGCTGGTTGGCCCGGCGGATGCCATCGCGCGTCAACTCTGGCAAAGAATCGACCACCTGCTCGGCAAGATGTTCGCGGACGGTCATCACCCGGAAAGCCAGATCCGGATTTTGAGTGGTCAGTTGTTCGAGGTACGCTTCGCCGTCCTGCAGCGTTGCCTGAGTGGAGAACTGGCTGAACCAGACCGCTCGGGGCGGGTCGGTCTCCCGCAGTTGGGCGGCAACCACACGAATCGCCTGGTAGGTGAGATAGCTCATCAGAACCTGAGCAGTGGCGTTGGTGATCGCTTTGATATCCATGCGCTGCCGGTTTCAGGCGATGGGGAAAGGGGCAGAATGCCTGCCCCTACCTCGACTAGAGGGTATCGACCGTCTCGTACTCGAACTTGATTTCCTTCCACAGCTCGCAAGCTGCCGCCAGTTCAGGGCTCCAGCGGGCTGCTTCGCGGATGATGTCGCCACCTTCGCGCATCAGGTTGCGTCCCTCGTTGCGCGCCTGCACGCAGGCTTCGAGGGCAACGCGGTTGGCCGTGGCACCAGGAGCGTTGCCCCAGGGGTGGCCAAGGGTACCGCCGCC harbors:
- a CDS encoding chaperonin family protein RbcX, whose product is MDIKAITNATAQVLMSYLTYQAIRVVAAQLRETDPPRAVWFSQFSTQATLQDGEAYLEQLTTQNPDLAFRVMTVREHLAEQVVDSLPELTRDGIRRANQQRRGRYIEQMLQLPSPESRGENP